The genomic interval GGGCTCTCCAACTTTGGCGCCAGAGCCGACGGACGAACGCTCTGGAGCTGCCTCAGGTCGCATCCGCTGCCCCCGCATACCTTTGTAAATTCTCACGGATTCTCGATATCCCCAATATGCGCTCCGTTGCCGGTCACGTCAATCCGAGTTGGAAAGTGCTGTTCAGTGCGCAAAAATGTCCGGTTCCTGCCAGCCGCCCAAATCAAGGTCTGCACGCACGGGCAAAAAAGCGAAGCAGGCCTCGGCGAGATCGCGCCGACCCTCCCGATCGAGGAGAGCGTCGAGCCGTTCCCGGAGCGCGTGCAAGTACAATACGTCGGACGCCGCGTATTCCAGTTGCTCGCCGGTCAGCTTCTCGGCCCCCCAATCGGATATTTGCTGCTGCTTATTCAGCTCGACCCCTAAGAGTTCGCGGCAAAGATCCTTGAGGCTGTGCCTGTCCGTGAAAGTCCTGATAAGTTTCGATGCGACCTTCGTGCAATAGACTGGGCGGCAGCTAACACCGAGATGCGCCCGTAGTGTCGCCAGATCGAAGCGCGCGAAGTGGAACAGCTTGGTCACCTTCGGATCCGCCAAGAGGGCTGTCAGATTGGGGGCCTCGTATTCGCCGCGGGCGAACTGCACCAAATGACAGTTCCCATCCCCCGCCGAGAGCTGAACGAGGCAAAGTCGGTCACGATGCGGGTTGAGGCCCATCGTCTCGGTGTCCACCGCGACCACAGCGCCAAAGGCGAGCCCGGCGGGAAGGTCGCCGCGATGAAGCTTGATCTGATGTGCTTTCATGTCCCTCGACGCCGCCCAATGCCGGTGTCGGTTGCGTGCAATGGTGCCCAGGAGAAGACTCGAACTTCCACGACCTCGCGGCCACAGGTACCTGAAACCTGCGCGTCTACCAATTCCGCCACCTGGGCGTTGGATCGGCACGAATCTTGCGGGCACTGCCTATCCCGGCCCAAGTCCGATGTCAACGTCGAAGCTGCAATTTCCACTCAAATGCGGAACGAACTTGTCGCCATCCGCGCCGCATTTCCAGCGTCCCGCCCCTCCTTTGCGCCGACGATGGTGGATGGAGCCGGTGTTCTTGCGACAAGCCGCCGGACTCGTTAAGAACCATTGGACCGACGATGGTTTCACATCTCTAATCGGTCGACGAGTGTGGCGAATCCGAAATCCACCACACGAGCGAAGGGGAGCTAGGTCATGGCAATTCGCCGCACCACGATCTTTGGCGGGTCGGGATTCATAGGCCGCCATCTCGTGCGGCGCCTCGCGGCTCACGGCGAGATCCTCCGGATCGCCGTGCGCGATCCGGCAAACGCACAATACCTCAAGCCTATGGGCGACGTGGCACAAATCGTGCCGATGATGGTTGACGTGCGCGACGAGGCTGCGGTCAGGGTCGCGGTCGAGGGCGCTGATTCGGTCATCAATCTTGTCGGCATCCTGTTCGAGCGTGGCCGCCAGAGTTTTGATGAAATTCACGCAAGGGCGCCGGGACGCATTGCCCGTCTCGCGGCTGAGGCCGGTGTGAAGCGCCTTGTTCACGTGTCGGCCATCGGGGCGGATCCGGACT from Alphaproteobacteria bacterium carries:
- a CDS encoding ribonuclease H-like domain-containing protein; its protein translation is MKAHQIKLHRGDLPAGLAFGAVVAVDTETMGLNPHRDRLCLVQLSAGDGNCHLVQFARGEYEAPNLTALLADPKVTKLFHFARFDLATLRAHLGVSCRPVYCTKVASKLIRTFTDRHSLKDLCRELLGVELNKQQQISDWGAEKLTGEQLEYAASDVLYLHALRERLDALLDREGRRDLAEACFAFLPVRADLDLGGWQEPDIFAH